The Monodelphis domestica isolate mMonDom1 chromosome 7, mMonDom1.pri, whole genome shotgun sequence genome window below encodes:
- the GREP1 gene encoding glycine rich extracellular protein 1 isoform X5 — translation MMGSWVFPTSMLLLCLIQGSQQGGLAPQGNGILGWFLSSAHMKGVPPGAGAAAGAGSPPGKAGYGALPNGYGAGAPNGAGAGFQSPTGKAGYRNGPGAAAFPGAGAQPGLGGGMKPQKAAYRNGLGNGAFPGAGAQPGLGAGTKSQKPGYGNGLGNGGFPAVGAQPGYGNGLGTGGFPRAEAQPGFGAGTKPQKAGNGNGLEVGAFPGARAQPGPCSGSSIPALPPRPPNGVGPATGSPSEKGGLRAQNGYGPVSPSGLEDGLKTQKTGLRNGFGAGPFPGARNMPGYGGMYGYGAGLRGGAKPEKTGYGNGLGAGAFPEAGLQPGSGTPNGFGAGLGGVKPHKAVYSNGLGAGTFPGARAQYTGFPGAGSYPANGYSNGYGAGEAGYPKSSLYENGGASSFGPQAVPFLPGGSDSGAKAVKHDYGNGVGAASYPADGSPPGLYGQLRPESVPGTYGGPDVKHNFNGFLGNGYGGRCPPGKC, via the exons GGGTTCCCCCAGGAGCAGGGGCTGCAGCTGGGGCTGGAAGCCCACCAGGAAAGGCAG GTTATGGCGCACTGCCTAATGGCTATGGAGCAG GAGCTCCCAATGGTGCAGGGGCTGGATTCCAAAGCCCCACAGGGAAAGCTG GATACAGGAATGGACCAGGAGCAGCAGCCTTCCCTGGAGCTGGAGCCCAGCCAG GCCTTGGAGGGGGGATGAAACCTCAAAAAGCAG CATATAGGAATGGACTAGGTAATGGAGCCTTTCCAGGAGCTGGAGCCCAGCCAG GTCTTGGAGCTGGAACCAAATCTCAGAAACCAG GATATGGAAATGGGCTGGGAAATGGGGGGTTCCCTGCGGTTGGAGCCCAGCCAG GTTATGGAAATGGACTGGGAACTGGGGGCTTTCCCAGGGCTGAAGCCCAGCCAG GATTTGGAGCAGGAACCAAGCCTCAGAAAGCAG GAAATGGAAATGGGCTAGAAGTTGGAGCCTTCCCAGGAGCTAGAGCTCAGCCAG GTCCTTGTAGTGGAAGCTCCATTCCAGCTCTTCCTCCTAGGCCTCCCAATGGAGTAGGGCCTGCAACTGGGAGTCCCTCAGAAAAAGGAG GATTGAGGGCTCAGAATGGCTATGGACCAG tTTCTCCCTCAGGCCTTGAAGATGGATTAAAGACTCAAAAAACAG GACTCAGAAATGGTTTTGGAGCTGGACCCTTTCCAGGGGCTAGGAATATGCCAG GCTATGGTGGCATGTATGGCTATGGAGCAG gTCTCAGAGGAGGAGCCAAACCAGAGAAAACAG GCTATGGAAATGGATTGGGAGCAGGAGCTTTCCCAGAGGCTGGACTGCAGCCAG GGAGTGGAACCCCAAATGGTTTTGGAGCAG gcCTGGGTGGTGTGAAGCCTCATAAAGCAG TTTATAGCAATGGACTAGGAGCTGGAACCTTTCCTGGGGCCAGGGCCCAGTACACAg GTTTCCCAGGGGCTGGAAGTTATCCAGCCAATGGCTACAGCAATG GATATGGAGCTGGAGAAGCTGGATACCCTAAATCTTCCCTTTATGAAAATG GTGGGGCTAGCTCCTTTGGTCCTCAAGCGGTCCCCTTTCTCCCTGGAGGTTCAGACTCTGGAGCCAAGGCTGTTAAACATGATTATGGAAATGGGGTGGGCGCAGCTTCCTACCCTGCAGATGGAAGCCCACCAG gtCTCTATGGTCAGTTAAGACCAGAGTCAGTCCCTGGGACTTATG GTGGACCAGATGTGAAGCACAACTTCAATGGCTTCCTAGGAAATGGCTATGGAG GTCGATGTCCTCCAGGGAAATGTTGA
- the GREP1 gene encoding glycine rich extracellular protein 1 isoform X6, producing MMGSWVFPTSMLLLCLIQGSQQGGLAPQGNGILGWFLSSAHMKGVPPGAGAAAGAGSPPGKAGYGALPNGYGAGAPNGAGAGFQSPTGKAGYRNGPGAAAFPGAGAQPGLGGGMKPQKAAYRNGLGNGAFPGAGAQPGLGAGTKSQKPGYGNGLGNGGFPAVGAQPGIAGGMKPQKAGYGNGLGTGGFPRAEAQPGPCSGSSIPALPPRPPNGVGPATGSPSEKGGLRAQNGYGPVSPSGLEDGLKTQKTGLRNGFGAGPFPGARNMPGYGGMYGYGAGLRGGAKPEKTGYGNGLGAGAFPEAGLQPGSGTPNGFGAGLGGVKPHKAVYSNGLGAGTFPGARAQYTGFPGAGSYPANGYSNGYGAGEAGYPKSSLYENGGASSFGPQAVPFLPGGSDSGAKAVKHDYGNGVGAASYPADGSPPGLYGQLRPESVPGTYGGPDVKHNFNGFLGNGYGGRCPPGKC from the exons GGGTTCCCCCAGGAGCAGGGGCTGCAGCTGGGGCTGGAAGCCCACCAGGAAAGGCAG GTTATGGCGCACTGCCTAATGGCTATGGAGCAG GAGCTCCCAATGGTGCAGGGGCTGGATTCCAAAGCCCCACAGGGAAAGCTG GATACAGGAATGGACCAGGAGCAGCAGCCTTCCCTGGAGCTGGAGCCCAGCCAG GCCTTGGAGGGGGGATGAAACCTCAAAAAGCAG CATATAGGAATGGACTAGGTAATGGAGCCTTTCCAGGAGCTGGAGCCCAGCCAG GTCTTGGAGCTGGAACCAAATCTCAGAAACCAG GATATGGAAATGGGCTGGGAAATGGGGGGTTCCCTGCGGTTGGAGCCCAGCCAG GGATAGCAGGGGGAATGAAGCCTCAGAAAGCAG GTTATGGAAATGGACTGGGAACTGGGGGCTTTCCCAGGGCTGAAGCCCAGCCAG GTCCTTGTAGTGGAAGCTCCATTCCAGCTCTTCCTCCTAGGCCTCCCAATGGAGTAGGGCCTGCAACTGGGAGTCCCTCAGAAAAAGGAG GATTGAGGGCTCAGAATGGCTATGGACCAG tTTCTCCCTCAGGCCTTGAAGATGGATTAAAGACTCAAAAAACAG GACTCAGAAATGGTTTTGGAGCTGGACCCTTTCCAGGGGCTAGGAATATGCCAG GCTATGGTGGCATGTATGGCTATGGAGCAG gTCTCAGAGGAGGAGCCAAACCAGAGAAAACAG GCTATGGAAATGGATTGGGAGCAGGAGCTTTCCCAGAGGCTGGACTGCAGCCAG GGAGTGGAACCCCAAATGGTTTTGGAGCAG gcCTGGGTGGTGTGAAGCCTCATAAAGCAG TTTATAGCAATGGACTAGGAGCTGGAACCTTTCCTGGGGCCAGGGCCCAGTACACAg GTTTCCCAGGGGCTGGAAGTTATCCAGCCAATGGCTACAGCAATG GATATGGAGCTGGAGAAGCTGGATACCCTAAATCTTCCCTTTATGAAAATG GTGGGGCTAGCTCCTTTGGTCCTCAAGCGGTCCCCTTTCTCCCTGGAGGTTCAGACTCTGGAGCCAAGGCTGTTAAACATGATTATGGAAATGGGGTGGGCGCAGCTTCCTACCCTGCAGATGGAAGCCCACCAG gtCTCTATGGTCAGTTAAGACCAGAGTCAGTCCCTGGGACTTATG GTGGACCAGATGTGAAGCACAACTTCAATGGCTTCCTAGGAAATGGCTATGGAG GTCGATGTCCTCCAGGGAAATGTTGA
- the GREP1 gene encoding glycine rich extracellular protein 1 isoform X3, with product MMGSWVFPTSMLLLCLIQGSQQGGLAPQGNGILGWFLSSAHMKGVPPGAGAAAGAGSPPGKAGYGALPNGYGAGAPNGAGAGFQSPTGKAGYRNGPGAAAFPGAGAQPGLGGGMKPQKAAYRNGLGNGAFPGAGAQPGLGAGTKSQKPGYGNGLGNGGFPAVGAQPGYGNGLGTGGFPRAEAQPGFGAGTKPQKAGFGTGTKIQRAGNGNGLEVGAFPGARAQPGPCSGSSIPALPPRPPNGVGPATGSPSEKGGLRAQNGYGPVSPSGLEDGLKTQKTGLRNGFGAGPFPGARNMPGYGGMYGYGAGLRGGAKPEKTGYGNGLGAGAFPEAGLQPGSGTPNGFGAGLGGVKPHKAVYSNGLGAGTFPGARAQYTGFPGAGSYPANGYSNGYGAGEAGYPKSSLYENGGASSFGPQAVPFLPGGSDSGAKAVKHDYGNGVGAASYPADGSPPGLYGQLRPESVPGTYGGPDVKHNFNGFLGNGYGGRCPPGKC from the exons GGGTTCCCCCAGGAGCAGGGGCTGCAGCTGGGGCTGGAAGCCCACCAGGAAAGGCAG GTTATGGCGCACTGCCTAATGGCTATGGAGCAG GAGCTCCCAATGGTGCAGGGGCTGGATTCCAAAGCCCCACAGGGAAAGCTG GATACAGGAATGGACCAGGAGCAGCAGCCTTCCCTGGAGCTGGAGCCCAGCCAG GCCTTGGAGGGGGGATGAAACCTCAAAAAGCAG CATATAGGAATGGACTAGGTAATGGAGCCTTTCCAGGAGCTGGAGCCCAGCCAG GTCTTGGAGCTGGAACCAAATCTCAGAAACCAG GATATGGAAATGGGCTGGGAAATGGGGGGTTCCCTGCGGTTGGAGCCCAGCCAG GTTATGGAAATGGACTGGGAACTGGGGGCTTTCCCAGGGCTGAAGCCCAGCCAG GATTTGGAGCAGGAACCAAGCCTCAGAAAGCAG GCTTTGGAACAGGAACCAAAATTCAAAGAGCAG GAAATGGAAATGGGCTAGAAGTTGGAGCCTTCCCAGGAGCTAGAGCTCAGCCAG GTCCTTGTAGTGGAAGCTCCATTCCAGCTCTTCCTCCTAGGCCTCCCAATGGAGTAGGGCCTGCAACTGGGAGTCCCTCAGAAAAAGGAG GATTGAGGGCTCAGAATGGCTATGGACCAG tTTCTCCCTCAGGCCTTGAAGATGGATTAAAGACTCAAAAAACAG GACTCAGAAATGGTTTTGGAGCTGGACCCTTTCCAGGGGCTAGGAATATGCCAG GCTATGGTGGCATGTATGGCTATGGAGCAG gTCTCAGAGGAGGAGCCAAACCAGAGAAAACAG GCTATGGAAATGGATTGGGAGCAGGAGCTTTCCCAGAGGCTGGACTGCAGCCAG GGAGTGGAACCCCAAATGGTTTTGGAGCAG gcCTGGGTGGTGTGAAGCCTCATAAAGCAG TTTATAGCAATGGACTAGGAGCTGGAACCTTTCCTGGGGCCAGGGCCCAGTACACAg GTTTCCCAGGGGCTGGAAGTTATCCAGCCAATGGCTACAGCAATG GATATGGAGCTGGAGAAGCTGGATACCCTAAATCTTCCCTTTATGAAAATG GTGGGGCTAGCTCCTTTGGTCCTCAAGCGGTCCCCTTTCTCCCTGGAGGTTCAGACTCTGGAGCCAAGGCTGTTAAACATGATTATGGAAATGGGGTGGGCGCAGCTTCCTACCCTGCAGATGGAAGCCCACCAG gtCTCTATGGTCAGTTAAGACCAGAGTCAGTCCCTGGGACTTATG GTGGACCAGATGTGAAGCACAACTTCAATGGCTTCCTAGGAAATGGCTATGGAG GTCGATGTCCTCCAGGGAAATGTTGA
- the GREP1 gene encoding glycine rich extracellular protein 1 isoform X4, giving the protein MMGSWVFPTSMLLLCLIQGSQQGGLAPQGNGILGWFLSSAHMKGVPPGAGAAAGAGSPPGKAGYGALPNGYGAGAPNGAGAGFQSPTGKAGYRNGPGAAAFPGAGAQPGLGGGMKPQKAAYRNGLGNGAFPGAGAQPGLGAGTKSQKPGYGNGLGNGGFPAVGAQPGIAGGMKPQKAGYGNGLGTGGFPRAEAQPGFGAGTKPQKAGFGTGTKIQRAGNGNGLEVGAFPGARAQPGPCSGSSIPALPPRPPNGVGPATGSPSEKGGLRAQNGYGPVSPSGLEDGLKTQKTGLRNGFGAGPFPGARNMPGYGGMYGYGAGLRGGAKPEKTGYGNGLGAGAFPEAGLQPGSGTPNGFGAGLGGVKPHKAVYSNGLGAGTFPGARAQYTGFPGAGSYPANGYSNGYGAGEAGYPKSSLYENGGASSFGPQAVPFLPGGSDSGAKAVKHDYGNGVGAASYPADGSPPGGPDVKHNFNGFLGNGYGGRCPPGKC; this is encoded by the exons GGGTTCCCCCAGGAGCAGGGGCTGCAGCTGGGGCTGGAAGCCCACCAGGAAAGGCAG GTTATGGCGCACTGCCTAATGGCTATGGAGCAG GAGCTCCCAATGGTGCAGGGGCTGGATTCCAAAGCCCCACAGGGAAAGCTG GATACAGGAATGGACCAGGAGCAGCAGCCTTCCCTGGAGCTGGAGCCCAGCCAG GCCTTGGAGGGGGGATGAAACCTCAAAAAGCAG CATATAGGAATGGACTAGGTAATGGAGCCTTTCCAGGAGCTGGAGCCCAGCCAG GTCTTGGAGCTGGAACCAAATCTCAGAAACCAG GATATGGAAATGGGCTGGGAAATGGGGGGTTCCCTGCGGTTGGAGCCCAGCCAG GGATAGCAGGGGGAATGAAGCCTCAGAAAGCAG GTTATGGAAATGGACTGGGAACTGGGGGCTTTCCCAGGGCTGAAGCCCAGCCAG GATTTGGAGCAGGAACCAAGCCTCAGAAAGCAG GCTTTGGAACAGGAACCAAAATTCAAAGAGCAG GAAATGGAAATGGGCTAGAAGTTGGAGCCTTCCCAGGAGCTAGAGCTCAGCCAG GTCCTTGTAGTGGAAGCTCCATTCCAGCTCTTCCTCCTAGGCCTCCCAATGGAGTAGGGCCTGCAACTGGGAGTCCCTCAGAAAAAGGAG GATTGAGGGCTCAGAATGGCTATGGACCAG tTTCTCCCTCAGGCCTTGAAGATGGATTAAAGACTCAAAAAACAG GACTCAGAAATGGTTTTGGAGCTGGACCCTTTCCAGGGGCTAGGAATATGCCAG GCTATGGTGGCATGTATGGCTATGGAGCAG gTCTCAGAGGAGGAGCCAAACCAGAGAAAACAG GCTATGGAAATGGATTGGGAGCAGGAGCTTTCCCAGAGGCTGGACTGCAGCCAG GGAGTGGAACCCCAAATGGTTTTGGAGCAG gcCTGGGTGGTGTGAAGCCTCATAAAGCAG TTTATAGCAATGGACTAGGAGCTGGAACCTTTCCTGGGGCCAGGGCCCAGTACACAg GTTTCCCAGGGGCTGGAAGTTATCCAGCCAATGGCTACAGCAATG GATATGGAGCTGGAGAAGCTGGATACCCTAAATCTTCCCTTTATGAAAATG GTGGGGCTAGCTCCTTTGGTCCTCAAGCGGTCCCCTTTCTCCCTGGAGGTTCAGACTCTGGAGCCAAGGCTGTTAAACATGATTATGGAAATGGGGTGGGCGCAGCTTCCTACCCTGCAGATGGAAGCCCACCAG GTGGACCAGATGTGAAGCACAACTTCAATGGCTTCCTAGGAAATGGCTATGGAG GTCGATGTCCTCCAGGGAAATGTTGA
- the GREP1 gene encoding glycine rich extracellular protein 1 isoform X1, whose protein sequence is MMGSWVFPTSMLLLCLIQGSQQGGLAPQGNGILGWFLSSAHMKGVPPGAGAAAGAGSPPGKAGYGALPNGYGAGAPNGAGAGFQSPTGKAGYRNGPGAAAFPGAGAQPGLGGGMKPQKAAYRNGLGNGAFPGAGAQPGLGAGTKSQKPGYGNGLGNGGFPAVGAQPGIAGGMKPQKAGYGNGLGTGGFPRAEAQPGFGAGTKPQKAGFGTGTKIQRAGNGNGLEVGAFPGARAQPGPCSGSSIPALPPRPPNGVGPATGSPSEKGGLRAQNGYGPVSPSGLEDGLKTQKTGLRNGFGAGPFPGARNMPGYGGMYGYGAGLRGGAKPEKTGYGNGLGAGAFPEAGLQPGSGTPNGFGAGLGGVKPHKAVYSNGLGAGTFPGARAQYTGFPGAGSYPANGYSNGYGAGEAGYPKSSLYENGGASSFGPQAVPFLPGGSDSGAKAVKHDYGNGVGAASYPADGSPPGLYGQLRPESVPGTYGGPDVKHNFNGFLGNGYGGRCPPGKC, encoded by the exons GGGTTCCCCCAGGAGCAGGGGCTGCAGCTGGGGCTGGAAGCCCACCAGGAAAGGCAG GTTATGGCGCACTGCCTAATGGCTATGGAGCAG GAGCTCCCAATGGTGCAGGGGCTGGATTCCAAAGCCCCACAGGGAAAGCTG GATACAGGAATGGACCAGGAGCAGCAGCCTTCCCTGGAGCTGGAGCCCAGCCAG GCCTTGGAGGGGGGATGAAACCTCAAAAAGCAG CATATAGGAATGGACTAGGTAATGGAGCCTTTCCAGGAGCTGGAGCCCAGCCAG GTCTTGGAGCTGGAACCAAATCTCAGAAACCAG GATATGGAAATGGGCTGGGAAATGGGGGGTTCCCTGCGGTTGGAGCCCAGCCAG GGATAGCAGGGGGAATGAAGCCTCAGAAAGCAG GTTATGGAAATGGACTGGGAACTGGGGGCTTTCCCAGGGCTGAAGCCCAGCCAG GATTTGGAGCAGGAACCAAGCCTCAGAAAGCAG GCTTTGGAACAGGAACCAAAATTCAAAGAGCAG GAAATGGAAATGGGCTAGAAGTTGGAGCCTTCCCAGGAGCTAGAGCTCAGCCAG GTCCTTGTAGTGGAAGCTCCATTCCAGCTCTTCCTCCTAGGCCTCCCAATGGAGTAGGGCCTGCAACTGGGAGTCCCTCAGAAAAAGGAG GATTGAGGGCTCAGAATGGCTATGGACCAG tTTCTCCCTCAGGCCTTGAAGATGGATTAAAGACTCAAAAAACAG GACTCAGAAATGGTTTTGGAGCTGGACCCTTTCCAGGGGCTAGGAATATGCCAG GCTATGGTGGCATGTATGGCTATGGAGCAG gTCTCAGAGGAGGAGCCAAACCAGAGAAAACAG GCTATGGAAATGGATTGGGAGCAGGAGCTTTCCCAGAGGCTGGACTGCAGCCAG GGAGTGGAACCCCAAATGGTTTTGGAGCAG gcCTGGGTGGTGTGAAGCCTCATAAAGCAG TTTATAGCAATGGACTAGGAGCTGGAACCTTTCCTGGGGCCAGGGCCCAGTACACAg GTTTCCCAGGGGCTGGAAGTTATCCAGCCAATGGCTACAGCAATG GATATGGAGCTGGAGAAGCTGGATACCCTAAATCTTCCCTTTATGAAAATG GTGGGGCTAGCTCCTTTGGTCCTCAAGCGGTCCCCTTTCTCCCTGGAGGTTCAGACTCTGGAGCCAAGGCTGTTAAACATGATTATGGAAATGGGGTGGGCGCAGCTTCCTACCCTGCAGATGGAAGCCCACCAG gtCTCTATGGTCAGTTAAGACCAGAGTCAGTCCCTGGGACTTATG GTGGACCAGATGTGAAGCACAACTTCAATGGCTTCCTAGGAAATGGCTATGGAG GTCGATGTCCTCCAGGGAAATGTTGA
- the GREP1 gene encoding glycine rich extracellular protein 1 isoform X2 — protein sequence MMGSWVFPTSMLLLCLIQGSQQGGLAPQGNGILGWFLSSAHMKGVPPGAGAAAGAGSPPGKAGYGALPNGYGAGAPNGAGAGFQSPTGKAGYRNGPGAAAFPGAGAQPGLGGGMKPQKAAYRNGLGNGAFPGAGAQPGLGAGTKSQKPGYGNGLGNGGFPAVGAQPGIAGGMKPQKAGYGNGLGTGGFPRAEAQPGFGAGTKPQKAGNGNGLEVGAFPGARAQPGPCSGSSIPALPPRPPNGVGPATGSPSEKGGLRAQNGYGPVSPSGLEDGLKTQKTGLRNGFGAGPFPGARNMPGYGGMYGYGAGLRGGAKPEKTGYGNGLGAGAFPEAGLQPGSGTPNGFGAGLGGVKPHKAVYSNGLGAGTFPGARAQYTGFPGAGSYPANGYSNGYGAGEAGYPKSSLYENGGASSFGPQAVPFLPGGSDSGAKAVKHDYGNGVGAASYPADGSPPGLYGQLRPESVPGTYGGPDVKHNFNGFLGNGYGGRCPPGKC from the exons GGGTTCCCCCAGGAGCAGGGGCTGCAGCTGGGGCTGGAAGCCCACCAGGAAAGGCAG GTTATGGCGCACTGCCTAATGGCTATGGAGCAG GAGCTCCCAATGGTGCAGGGGCTGGATTCCAAAGCCCCACAGGGAAAGCTG GATACAGGAATGGACCAGGAGCAGCAGCCTTCCCTGGAGCTGGAGCCCAGCCAG GCCTTGGAGGGGGGATGAAACCTCAAAAAGCAG CATATAGGAATGGACTAGGTAATGGAGCCTTTCCAGGAGCTGGAGCCCAGCCAG GTCTTGGAGCTGGAACCAAATCTCAGAAACCAG GATATGGAAATGGGCTGGGAAATGGGGGGTTCCCTGCGGTTGGAGCCCAGCCAG GGATAGCAGGGGGAATGAAGCCTCAGAAAGCAG GTTATGGAAATGGACTGGGAACTGGGGGCTTTCCCAGGGCTGAAGCCCAGCCAG GATTTGGAGCAGGAACCAAGCCTCAGAAAGCAG GAAATGGAAATGGGCTAGAAGTTGGAGCCTTCCCAGGAGCTAGAGCTCAGCCAG GTCCTTGTAGTGGAAGCTCCATTCCAGCTCTTCCTCCTAGGCCTCCCAATGGAGTAGGGCCTGCAACTGGGAGTCCCTCAGAAAAAGGAG GATTGAGGGCTCAGAATGGCTATGGACCAG tTTCTCCCTCAGGCCTTGAAGATGGATTAAAGACTCAAAAAACAG GACTCAGAAATGGTTTTGGAGCTGGACCCTTTCCAGGGGCTAGGAATATGCCAG GCTATGGTGGCATGTATGGCTATGGAGCAG gTCTCAGAGGAGGAGCCAAACCAGAGAAAACAG GCTATGGAAATGGATTGGGAGCAGGAGCTTTCCCAGAGGCTGGACTGCAGCCAG GGAGTGGAACCCCAAATGGTTTTGGAGCAG gcCTGGGTGGTGTGAAGCCTCATAAAGCAG TTTATAGCAATGGACTAGGAGCTGGAACCTTTCCTGGGGCCAGGGCCCAGTACACAg GTTTCCCAGGGGCTGGAAGTTATCCAGCCAATGGCTACAGCAATG GATATGGAGCTGGAGAAGCTGGATACCCTAAATCTTCCCTTTATGAAAATG GTGGGGCTAGCTCCTTTGGTCCTCAAGCGGTCCCCTTTCTCCCTGGAGGTTCAGACTCTGGAGCCAAGGCTGTTAAACATGATTATGGAAATGGGGTGGGCGCAGCTTCCTACCCTGCAGATGGAAGCCCACCAG gtCTCTATGGTCAGTTAAGACCAGAGTCAGTCCCTGGGACTTATG GTGGACCAGATGTGAAGCACAACTTCAATGGCTTCCTAGGAAATGGCTATGGAG GTCGATGTCCTCCAGGGAAATGTTGA
- the GREP1 gene encoding glycine rich extracellular protein 1 isoform X7 translates to MKGVPPGAGAAAGAGSPPGKAGYGALPNGYGAGAPNGAGAGFQSPTGKAGYRNGPGAAAFPGAGAQPGLGGGMKPQKAAYRNGLGNGAFPGAGAQPGLGAGTKSQKPGYGNGLGNGGFPAVGAQPGIAGGMKPQKAGYGNGLGTGGFPRAEAQPGFGAGTKPQKAGFGTGTKIQRAGNGNGLEVGAFPGARAQPGPCSGSSIPALPPRPPNGVGPATGSPSEKGGLRAQNGYGPVSPSGLEDGLKTQKTGLRNGFGAGPFPGARNMPGYGGMYGYGAGLRGGAKPEKTGYGNGLGAGAFPEAGLQPGSGTPNGFGAGLGGVKPHKAVYSNGLGAGTFPGARAQYTGFPGAGSYPANGYSNGYGAGEAGYPKSSLYENGGASSFGPQAVPFLPGGSDSGAKAVKHDYGNGVGAASYPADGSPPGLYGQLRPESVPGTYGGPDVKHNFNGFLGNGYGGRCPPGKC, encoded by the exons GGGTTCCCCCAGGAGCAGGGGCTGCAGCTGGGGCTGGAAGCCCACCAGGAAAGGCAG GTTATGGCGCACTGCCTAATGGCTATGGAGCAG GAGCTCCCAATGGTGCAGGGGCTGGATTCCAAAGCCCCACAGGGAAAGCTG GATACAGGAATGGACCAGGAGCAGCAGCCTTCCCTGGAGCTGGAGCCCAGCCAG GCCTTGGAGGGGGGATGAAACCTCAAAAAGCAG CATATAGGAATGGACTAGGTAATGGAGCCTTTCCAGGAGCTGGAGCCCAGCCAG GTCTTGGAGCTGGAACCAAATCTCAGAAACCAG GATATGGAAATGGGCTGGGAAATGGGGGGTTCCCTGCGGTTGGAGCCCAGCCAG GGATAGCAGGGGGAATGAAGCCTCAGAAAGCAG GTTATGGAAATGGACTGGGAACTGGGGGCTTTCCCAGGGCTGAAGCCCAGCCAG GATTTGGAGCAGGAACCAAGCCTCAGAAAGCAG GCTTTGGAACAGGAACCAAAATTCAAAGAGCAG GAAATGGAAATGGGCTAGAAGTTGGAGCCTTCCCAGGAGCTAGAGCTCAGCCAG GTCCTTGTAGTGGAAGCTCCATTCCAGCTCTTCCTCCTAGGCCTCCCAATGGAGTAGGGCCTGCAACTGGGAGTCCCTCAGAAAAAGGAG GATTGAGGGCTCAGAATGGCTATGGACCAG tTTCTCCCTCAGGCCTTGAAGATGGATTAAAGACTCAAAAAACAG GACTCAGAAATGGTTTTGGAGCTGGACCCTTTCCAGGGGCTAGGAATATGCCAG GCTATGGTGGCATGTATGGCTATGGAGCAG gTCTCAGAGGAGGAGCCAAACCAGAGAAAACAG GCTATGGAAATGGATTGGGAGCAGGAGCTTTCCCAGAGGCTGGACTGCAGCCAG GGAGTGGAACCCCAAATGGTTTTGGAGCAG gcCTGGGTGGTGTGAAGCCTCATAAAGCAG TTTATAGCAATGGACTAGGAGCTGGAACCTTTCCTGGGGCCAGGGCCCAGTACACAg GTTTCCCAGGGGCTGGAAGTTATCCAGCCAATGGCTACAGCAATG GATATGGAGCTGGAGAAGCTGGATACCCTAAATCTTCCCTTTATGAAAATG GTGGGGCTAGCTCCTTTGGTCCTCAAGCGGTCCCCTTTCTCCCTGGAGGTTCAGACTCTGGAGCCAAGGCTGTTAAACATGATTATGGAAATGGGGTGGGCGCAGCTTCCTACCCTGCAGATGGAAGCCCACCAG gtCTCTATGGTCAGTTAAGACCAGAGTCAGTCCCTGGGACTTATG GTGGACCAGATGTGAAGCACAACTTCAATGGCTTCCTAGGAAATGGCTATGGAG GTCGATGTCCTCCAGGGAAATGTTGA